From Podospora bellae-mahoneyi strain CBS 112042 chromosome 3, whole genome shotgun sequence, the proteins below share one genomic window:
- a CDS encoding hypothetical protein (EggNog:ENOG503P2U0; COG:S): MKFSTTAILGMAPLALAKSVHNVAPAKRDGHLQKGHESVKISDEQLAELTRLIGVHKPSHGNINFLWVNIGGGAPTTVVGQASTVTVTETVKHEATPPPAVVTGEPGTPVEQPPPDAVVGAGGATHSVTVGGPQGLAFSPQELKASVGDTVIFTFLSQNHTATQSAFDTPCDPLDGGMDSGFQANANNTVNPPPQVAMQVMVDTPLWFYCRQGNHCGKGMVFSINPTAEKTHAMFQSLAIQQKGNGAGGAITGNAPAPDPNAPPAAPPAGTETAPPAANTGLVPGVGKIGADGSCSCVVQCSFGGFPNVAVQGRDSFGGYGGAVPMAMVGAAPAAPAKKFRA; this comes from the exons aTGAAGTTCTCTACAACAGCGATCTTGGGCATGGCCCCCCTTGCCTTGGCGAAGTCGGTTCACAACGTTGCTCCCGCGAAGAGAGACGGACATTTGCAAAAGGGTCACGAGAGCGTCAAGATTTCCGACGAGCAGCTCGCTGAGCTCACCCGCCTCATCGGTGTCCACAAGCCCAGCCACGGCAACATCAACTTCCTCTGGGTCAacattggtggtggtgccccTACCACTGTTGTTGGACAGGCCTCGACCGTAACCGTCACCGAGACCGTCAAGCACGAggccacccctcctcccgccgtCGTCACCGGCGAGCCCGGCACCCCCGTCGAGCAGCCCCCTCCCGAtgccgttgttggtgccgGCGGTGCTACTCACAGCGTCACCGTCGGTGGCCCTCAAGGTCTTGCCTTCAGCCCCCAGGAGCTCAAGGCTTCCGTTGGCGATACCgtcatcttcaccttcctcaGCCAAAACCACACTGCCACTCAGTCTGCCTTCGACACTCCTTGCGACCCTCTTGACGGTGGTATGGACTCTGGTTTCCAGgccaacgccaacaacaccgtcaacccccctccccaggtCGCTATGCAAGTGATGGTTGACACTCCTCTTT GGTTCTACTGCCGCCAGGGCAACCACTGCGGAAAGGGCATGGTtttctccatcaaccccaccgCCGAGAAGACCCACGCCATGTTCCAGTCCCTCGCCATCCAGCAAAAGGGTAACGGTGCCGGCGGTGCCATCACCGGCAacgctcccgctcccgacCCGAacgctcctcctgctgctcccccCGCCGGCACTGAGACTGCTCCCCCTGCTGCCAACACTGGCCTCGTCCCGGGCGTCGGCAAGATCGGTGCCGACGGCTCTTGCTCTTGCGTCGTCCAGTGCAGCTTCGGTGGCTTCCCCAACGTTGCCGTCCAAGGGAGGGATTCCTTCGGCGGCTACGGTGGTGCCGTCCCCATGGCCATGGTCGGCGCCGCCCCTGCCGCCCCTGCCAAGAAGTTCAGGGCTTAA